In Williamsia phyllosphaerae, the DNA window TCGAAGAAGTCTGTCCTGGTGGGGACCGGTTCCGCGCCGGTCCGGCTGAGCACGGTGCAACCCCCCGGGAAGAAGCCGATGGCCGCAGCCGACTGGGCCCGCGGCGCACATCTCGACACCGGCGCGGTGCTCTCATGATTTACCACGACTGTGCGTTCGCTCTGCAGTCCGGACCGGTCGGCGGTGGGGTCCGATGACTCGCCCGGCACACATTCGGGACAAGGCCGTCGACCCGGTCCGCAAGGCTGCGCGCGACGTGCTGCGCGCGGTGCGCGAGCGGGATTCCTACGCGAACCTCGTGCTGCCCAAACTTCTCCGCGAGCGGGGCATCACCGGCCGCGACGCCGCGCTGGCCACCGAACTCGCCTACGGCACGTGCCGGGCGACCGGGGTGCTCGACGCGATCATCGCGTCGGCGGCAGGTCGGGCGGTCGACGAGATCGACGGGCCGGTACTCGACGTCCTCCGGCTCGGCGCGTATCAGCTGCTGCGCACCCGCATCGGCGCCCACGCGGCGGTGTCGACCTCGGTCGACCTGATCCGCAGCGAGGCGGGTCAGGGCCCGGCCGGGTTCTGCAACGCGGTGCTGCGCAAGATCTCCCAGCGCGACGAGGAACTCTGGACCGACGAACTCGCACCGTCGATGGCCGACGACGTGGTCGGTCACCTGGCCTTCCGGTACGCCCACCCGCGCTGGATCGCCCAGGTGTTCGCCGACGCCCTGGCCGGTCCGGACGGTGGGGTCCGCGCCGGTGAGCTGCAGTCGGCGCTCGCGGCCGACGACGAACGACCGATCGTGCACCTCGCCGCACGTCCGGGTCTGATCAGCGCCGAAGAACTCGCGCTGGCGACCGGGGGAGAGGTCGGGGCGTTCTCGCCGTACTGCGTCTACCTGCCCGGCGGCGACCCCGGCAAGCTCGACGCCGTCCGCGACGGGATGGCAGGCGTCCAGGACGAGGGCAGCCAACTGGTGGCCCGCGCGGTCACCGTCGCGCCCCTGGAGGGGGACGACACCGGGCGCTGGCTCGACCTGTGTGCCGGTCCCGGCGGCAAGGCCGCCATGATGGGCGCCCTCGCCGAGATCGACGCCGCCGCCCTCGACGCCGTCGAACCCTCCGAGCACCGTGCCGAACTGGTCCGGACATCGGTGAAGGGTCTGCCGGTCACCGTGCACGTCGCCGACGGCCGCGACAGCGGCCTGAGCACCGGATACGACCGTGTCCTCGTCGACGCCCCGTGCACCGGACTGGGCTCGCTGCGTCGACGCCCGGAGGCCCGCTGGCGACGCACGCCGTCCGACGTTCCCGAACTCGTGGCGCTGCAACGCCAACTGCTCGTCGCCGCACTGGAACTCGTGCGGCCCGGTGGTGTGGTCGTCTACTCGACCTGCTCACCGCACCCGGCCGAGACCGTCGGCGTAGTCGAGTCGGTGGTCGCCGACGGACTGGCTCGCACCCTCGATGCTCGGCCCCTGGTGCCGGTCGACGACCTCGGAGACGGTCCCTACGTGCAGCTCTGGCCGCACGTCCACGGCACCGACGCGATGTTCCTGGCGGCGCTGACCCGACCGTGACACAGCGGGGGGACACGGCGCGGACACGCGGGGGTGGGCTTCGGCGCGGGGTCGATGCATAGACTTCCCGCCATGTCTTCCGACCGTCCGGCCCAGCCGATGATCGCGCCGTCCATCCTCTCCGCCGACTTCGCCAACCTGGCCGCCGAGGCCAACTCGGTCGGCGACTCCGACTGGCTGCACGTCGACGTGATGGACGCGCACTTCGTCCCGAACCTCACCCTGGGGCTGCCCGTGGTGCAGAGCCTGCTCAAGGCCACCGAGATCCCGATCGACTGCCACCTCATGATCGAGGACCCGGCTCGGTGGGCGCCGCCGTACGCCGAGGCCGGCGCCCACAACGTCACCTTCCACGCCGAGGCCACCGACGATCCGATCGCCGTCGCCAAGGACATCCGCGCCGCTGGGGCGAAGGCGGGTCTGAGTCTCAAGCCGGGTACCGACCTCGAGCCGTACCTGGAGATCCTCGCCGAGTTCGACACGCTGCTGGTGATGAGTGTGGAGCCCGGCTTCGGTGGTCAGTCCTTCATGCCCGAGGTGCTCGAGAAGGTCCGCACCATCCGCCGTCGGATCGACTCCGGTGCCCTGCGACTGCTCGTGGAGATCGACGGCGGCATCAACGCGGACACCATCGAACAGGCCGCCGAGGCCGGGGTCGACTGCTTCGTGGCCGGTTCCGCGGTCTACGGCGCCGCCGATCCCGCTCTCGCGGTGTCGAAACTGCGCGCGCAGGCGCTCGCGGCGCGCGGCTGAGGATGACCACCGGCGGGCCACGACGCCACGAGGCGGCGATGCGCGAGGCCATCGCCGAATCACTGCGGGCGCGGGGACACAGCTCACCCAATCCGCCGGTCGGAGCGGTCATCGTCGACGACGCGGGCCAACTGGTCGGACGTGGACACACCCAACCCGTCGGCGGACCGCACGCCGAGGTCATGGCCCTGCGCGACGCGGGCGACCGCGCCCGGGGCGCCACGGCGGTGGTGACCCTCGAGCCGTGCGATCACACCGGACGCACCGGTCCGTGTACGCGGGCGCTGCTCGCCGCGGGCGTGACGCGCGTCGTCTACGCGGTGGACGACCCGAATCCCGGTGCGGGCGGGGGAGCGACGACACTGCGCGGCGCCGGGGTGCAGGTCGAGGCGGGGTTGCTGGACGATGACGTCTCGCGTGGCCCGTTGCGGGAGTGGCTGTTCCGGCAGCGGATGGGCCGACCGCACGTGACGGCCAAGATCGCGGCGACCCTGGACGGGCGCATCGCGGCACCGGACGGGACCAGTCAGTGGATCACCGGCTCCGAGGCACGCAAGCGAGTCCATGTCGATCGCGGCGAACTCGACGCGATCGTGGTGGGCACCGGCACGGTCCTGCGCGACGACCCGACGCTGACCGCGCGATTACCCGACGGAACTCTGCGCGATCACCAGCCGGTCCGGGTGGTCCTGGGCGACCGGCCCATCCCGCCCGGCGCGCGCATTTTGGGCCCCGACGCTCCGACCGTCATCGTCCCCGGTCATGATCCCGCAGCGGTCCTTCGGGCCCTCGACGACGCACTGCACGTGCAGGTCGAGGGAGGGCCGACCATCCTGGGCGCGTTCTTCGCCGCGGGTCTCGTCGACCGCGTCCAGGTCTATCTCGCGCCGACCATCCTGGGGGCCGGGGCCGCCGCGGTCGACGACCGATCGGTGCAGACGTTGACCGACGCGCACCGTTTCGTCCGTTCCGGCGTGGAGATCCTGGGTGATGACGTTCTGCTCACCCTGACCTCAACCCCCTGACCGGCGTTTTCGCCGGTCGAGGGCGCGCGGTGCGCAGTGCGCGCTGTGCTAGCGTCGATATCAGAAGTTCTCAGGGCGGGGTGTGATTCCCCACCGGCGGTGACGACGAGAAATCGGCGAAGCCCGCGAGCGCCCGGACCACCGACCGACCGGTCGGAGGGACGGGGTCAGCAGATCCGGTGTGACTCCGGAGCCGACGGTCATAGTCCGGATGAGAGAGAACGCACCGCGGTGGATTCCGCGTTCGTATCGCCCTGAGTCGTGACGACTCGAGGAGCATTGGTGTTCACCGGAATTGTCGAAGAGCGCGGGACCGTCGTCGCGCGCGAAGACCTCGTGGATGCGGCGCGATTCACCGTGCGCGGCCCCCTGGTCACCAGCGACGCCGGACACGGGGACTCGATCTCCGTCAACGGCGTGTGCCTGACCGTGGTCGACCAGCCCACCCCCGACGACTTCACCGTCGACGTGATGGCCGAGACCCTGCGCCGCAGCAGCCTCGCGTCGCTGGATGCCGGTGCGCCAGTCAACCTGGAGCGGGCCATGGCCGCGGGCGGGCGATTCGGCGGTCACATCGTGCAGGGCCACGTCGACGGCGTCGGTCATGTGGTGTCGGTCGACCCGTCGGAGAACTGGACGGTCATCCGCATCGGCATCGACGCCGCCACCTCTCGCTACATCGTGGAGAAGGGATCGATCACCGTCGACGGTGTCTCCCTGACCG includes these proteins:
- the rpe gene encoding ribulose-phosphate 3-epimerase, whose product is MSSDRPAQPMIAPSILSADFANLAAEANSVGDSDWLHVDVMDAHFVPNLTLGLPVVQSLLKATEIPIDCHLMIEDPARWAPPYAEAGAHNVTFHAEATDDPIAVAKDIRAAGAKAGLSLKPGTDLEPYLEILAEFDTLLVMSVEPGFGGQSFMPEVLEKVRTIRRRIDSGALRLLVEIDGGINADTIEQAAEAGVDCFVAGSAVYGAADPALAVSKLRAQALAARG
- a CDS encoding RsmB/NOP family class I SAM-dependent RNA methyltransferase; this encodes MTRPAHIRDKAVDPVRKAARDVLRAVRERDSYANLVLPKLLRERGITGRDAALATELAYGTCRATGVLDAIIASAAGRAVDEIDGPVLDVLRLGAYQLLRTRIGAHAAVSTSVDLIRSEAGQGPAGFCNAVLRKISQRDEELWTDELAPSMADDVVGHLAFRYAHPRWIAQVFADALAGPDGGVRAGELQSALAADDERPIVHLAARPGLISAEELALATGGEVGAFSPYCVYLPGGDPGKLDAVRDGMAGVQDEGSQLVARAVTVAPLEGDDTGRWLDLCAGPGGKAAMMGALAEIDAAALDAVEPSEHRAELVRTSVKGLPVTVHVADGRDSGLSTGYDRVLVDAPCTGLGSLRRRPEARWRRTPSDVPELVALQRQLLVAALELVRPGGVVVYSTCSPHPAETVGVVESVVADGLARTLDARPLVPVDDLGDGPYVQLWPHVHGTDAMFLAALTRP
- a CDS encoding riboflavin synthase, with the translated sequence MFTGIVEERGTVVAREDLVDAARFTVRGPLVTSDAGHGDSISVNGVCLTVVDQPTPDDFTVDVMAETLRRSSLASLDAGAPVNLERAMAAGGRFGGHIVQGHVDGVGHVVSVDPSENWTVIRIGIDAATSRYIVEKGSITVDGVSLTVSGISEPGAELSWFEISLIPTTLSMTTLGTVTVDTVVNLEVDVIAKYVERLTATQNHSTDPHQNDEVAS
- the ribD gene encoding bifunctional diaminohydroxyphosphoribosylaminopyrimidine deaminase/5-amino-6-(5-phosphoribosylamino)uracil reductase RibD, with the translated sequence MTTGGPRRHEAAMREAIAESLRARGHSSPNPPVGAVIVDDAGQLVGRGHTQPVGGPHAEVMALRDAGDRARGATAVVTLEPCDHTGRTGPCTRALLAAGVTRVVYAVDDPNPGAGGGATTLRGAGVQVEAGLLDDDVSRGPLREWLFRQRMGRPHVTAKIAATLDGRIAAPDGTSQWITGSEARKRVHVDRGELDAIVVGTGTVLRDDPTLTARLPDGTLRDHQPVRVVLGDRPIPPGARILGPDAPTVIVPGHDPAAVLRALDDALHVQVEGGPTILGAFFAAGLVDRVQVYLAPTILGAGAAAVDDRSVQTLTDAHRFVRSGVEILGDDVLLTLTSTP